One segment of Streptomyces sp. XD-27 DNA contains the following:
- a CDS encoding GTP-binding protein, with product MSGPESLPVAVVAGLHADARRAVVDRLLATVPGSVALHHDLASAADGTVRRTVRDARELLDEGEAPLVNDCACCALREDLVPELIRLAGSGTCRLAVVELWDSVEPQAMAEVVAAHGGEELRLGAVLTAVDPALVLPYLSCGDDLAETGLAAATTDQRTVADTFARQLEYPPVLVLAEAGPAEGAEAADDADFALLAQLHPTARQVRVDAAEELAAVAVAGFDVEAAASRQHPACALLPQAADAAGVTTVVWHRARPFHPGRLYAALEDLTCAAARSRGRFWLADRPDTLLSWDAAGGALCVESAGPWLASLPDAAWEMVPPIRRVAAALDWDAEHGDRAQHLTFTSPGLDGDGLLSLLESCLLTDAEYAAGPEAWRELSRAFDELLNPVS from the coding sequence GTGAGCGGCCCGGAGTCGCTGCCGGTCGCCGTGGTCGCCGGGCTGCACGCCGACGCCCGGCGGGCGGTGGTCGACCGGCTGCTGGCGACGGTGCCCGGCAGCGTGGCCCTCCACCACGACCTCGCGTCGGCCGCCGACGGCACGGTGCGCAGGACCGTGCGGGACGCCCGGGAACTGCTGGACGAGGGCGAGGCCCCGCTGGTCAACGACTGCGCGTGCTGCGCCCTGCGTGAGGACCTGGTCCCCGAGCTGATCCGGCTGGCCGGCTCGGGCACCTGCCGGCTGGCCGTCGTCGAGCTGTGGGACTCGGTCGAGCCGCAGGCCATGGCCGAGGTGGTGGCCGCGCACGGCGGCGAGGAACTGCGGCTGGGCGCGGTGCTCACCGCCGTGGACCCGGCGCTGGTGCTGCCGTACCTCTCGTGCGGCGACGATCTGGCCGAAACCGGTCTGGCCGCCGCGACGACCGACCAGCGCACGGTCGCCGACACCTTCGCGCGCCAGCTGGAGTACCCGCCGGTGCTCGTCCTGGCCGAGGCGGGGCCCGCCGAGGGCGCGGAGGCCGCGGACGACGCCGACTTCGCGCTGCTGGCCCAGCTGCACCCCACGGCGCGGCAGGTGCGGGTCGACGCGGCGGAGGAACTGGCCGCCGTGGCGGTGGCGGGCTTCGACGTCGAGGCGGCCGCGTCCCGGCAGCACCCGGCCTGCGCGCTGCTGCCGCAGGCGGCGGACGCCGCGGGGGTCACCACGGTCGTCTGGCACCGGGCCCGTCCGTTCCACCCGGGCCGGCTCTACGCCGCCCTGGAGGACCTGACCTGCGCCGCCGCCCGCAGCCGCGGCCGGTTCTGGCTCGCCGACCGGCCCGACACTCTCCTCTCGTGGGACGCGGCGGGCGGCGCGCTGTGCGTGGAGAGCGCCGGGCCCTGGCTCGCCTCGCTGCCGGACGCGGCCTGGGAGATGGTGCCGCCTATCCGGCGGGTGGCCGCCGCGCTGGACTGGGACGCCGAGCACGGGGACCGCGCCCAACACCTCACCTTCACCTCCCCGGGCCTGGACGGCGACGGGCTGCTGTCGCTGCTGGAGTCCTGTCTGCTGACCGACGCGGAATACGCGGCGGGGCCCGAGGCGTGGCGCGAACTGTCCCGCGCCTTCGACGAACTGCTCAACCCTGTCTCCTGA
- the rpsR gene encoding 30S ribosomal protein S18, giving the protein MPRNAASRKNLKPRPNPLDVAGVTYIDYKDTDLLRKFISDRGKIRSRRVTRVTVQQQRQIARAIKNAREMALLPYGSR; this is encoded by the coding sequence ATGCCGCGGAATGCTGCATCCCGGAAAAATTTGAAGCCGCGACCGAACCCGTTGGACGTGGCAGGCGTCACTTATATCGACTACAAGGACACGGATCTGCTGCGGAAGTTCATCTCCGACCGGGGCAAGATCCGGAGTCGGCGGGTCACGCGCGTCACCGTCCAGCAGCAGCGGCAGATCGCGCGTGCGATCAAGAACGCCCGGGAGATGGCACTGTTGCCGTACGGCTCGCGGTGA